Proteins encoded in a region of the Apilactobacillus apisilvae genome:
- a CDS encoding DUF1129 family protein has translation MTEKRNAHVQQKRHESDKKERTQFDNIGLTKRNADYMFRFNRQLMATDLSVERKSEIVKQMKDQLLVEQKHGATARNLYGTVEQRIDFIMNPPKKPISMMDNFWPNAVYNMLFFYIIFNILYGITMLMSKNSANEQSVGIISITVLSILSGILIPLLTRMMDSNVKHKYSGWTRVLFLLLIIVAWIAAFAISMGIPKGIINPVVPFYVNFILAVISIGLAIYVYKKYTITVNFFTPGMKANGRR, from the coding sequence ATGACGGAAAAACGAAACGCTCATGTGCAACAAAAACGCCATGAGTCGGATAAAAAAGAACGAACACAATTTGACAACATTGGTTTAACTAAACGTAATGCTGATTACATGTTTCGTTTTAATCGCCAATTAATGGCAACTGATTTGAGTGTTGAACGCAAATCAGAAATTGTTAAACAAATGAAAGATCAATTGTTAGTTGAACAAAAGCATGGGGCAACTGCTAGAAATCTTTATGGTACAGTTGAACAAAGAATTGACTTTATTATGAATCCACCTAAAAAGCCAATCAGTATGATGGATAATTTTTGGCCGAATGCGGTTTATAATATGTTGTTCTTCTACATTATTTTTAACATTTTATATGGTATTACAATGTTAATGTCTAAAAATAGTGCAAATGAACAATCTGTGGGAATTATTTCTATTACAGTGTTATCAATTCTATCCGGAATTTTAATTCCATTGCTAACAAGAATGATGGATTCCAATGTTAAGCATAAGTATAGTGGCTGGACCCGAGTATTATTCCTATTATTAATTATTGTTGCTTGGATTGCAGCATTCGCAATTTCAATGGGAATTCCAAAGGGAATCATTAATCCAGTTGTGCCATTCTATGTCAACTTTATTTTGGCAGTTATTTCAATTGGACTAGCAATTTATGTATATAAAAAATATACGATTACTGTTAACTTTTTTACTCCTGGTATGAAGGCTAATGGTCGTAGATAA
- the guaB gene encoding IMP dehydrogenase, producing the protein MSKWDTKFAKKGITFDDVLLIPAESHVLPNEVDTSVQLADNLKLNVPFLSASMDTVTQSEMAIAMAQVGGLGVVHKNMLIDDQAKEVAKVKAVENDDKHPNAAVDANNHLLCAAAVGVTSDTFKRADALFHAGVDAIIIDTAHGHSAGVIRKVKEIREHYPDKTLIAGNVATGEATNDLFEAGVDVVKVGIGPGSICTTRVVAGVGVPQITAIYDAAEVARRWHKPIIADGGIKFSGDAAKALAAGGNAVMLGSMLSGTDEAPGEVFEEDGVKYKAYRGMGSIGAMKHGSADRYFQGEVNEANKLVPEGIEARVEYKGSAKDVVFQMEGGIRSAMGYTGAKDIHSMIENAQFVQITNAGLSESHPHDVQITKAAPNYK; encoded by the coding sequence ATGTCTAAGTGGGATACAAAATTTGCAAAAAAAGGAATTACCTTTGACGATGTTTTACTTATTCCAGCCGAAAGTCACGTTTTACCAAATGAGGTTGATACATCTGTTCAACTAGCAGATAATTTAAAATTAAATGTACCATTTTTAAGTGCTAGTATGGATACTGTTACACAATCTGAAATGGCAATTGCCATGGCTCAAGTTGGTGGATTAGGCGTTGTGCATAAAAACATGCTAATTGATGACCAAGCTAAAGAAGTGGCTAAAGTTAAGGCTGTTGAAAATGATGATAAACATCCTAATGCTGCGGTGGATGCTAATAACCATTTATTATGTGCTGCTGCGGTTGGAGTAACATCTGATACTTTTAAACGTGCAGATGCATTATTCCATGCTGGTGTGGATGCAATTATTATTGATACTGCTCATGGTCATTCAGCTGGTGTGATTAGAAAAGTTAAAGAAATTCGTGAACATTATCCCGATAAGACATTAATCGCTGGTAACGTTGCTACTGGTGAAGCTACTAACGACTTATTTGAAGCTGGTGTGGATGTAGTTAAAGTTGGAATTGGTCCTGGATCAATTTGTACTACTCGTGTTGTTGCTGGTGTTGGGGTCCCTCAAATTACTGCAATTTACGATGCTGCTGAAGTAGCAAGAAGATGGCACAAGCCAATTATTGCTGATGGTGGAATTAAGTTCTCAGGTGATGCTGCTAAGGCTTTAGCCGCTGGTGGTAATGCTGTTATGCTAGGTAGCATGTTATCAGGTACTGATGAAGCCCCTGGTGAAGTTTTTGAAGAAGATGGTGTTAAATACAAAGCCTACCGTGGAATGGGTAGTATTGGCGCAATGAAACATGGTTCAGCTGATCGTTACTTCCAAGGTGAAGTCAATGAAGCTAATAAGTTAGTTCCAGAAGGAATTGAAGCTCGTGTTGAATACAAGGGTTCAGCTAAAGATGTTGTCTTCCAAATGGAAGGTGGGATTAGATCGGCTATGGGATATACTGGTGCCAAAGATATTCATAGTATGATTGAAAATGCTCAATTCGTTCAAATTACTAATGCTGGTTTATCAGAATCACATCCACATGATGTGCAAATTACTAAAGCTGCTCCTAATTACAAATAA
- a CDS encoding serine hydrolase, whose amino-acid sequence MIHKLLKNITLVMLITLMLAGVSSPSMAATNGSNIHNQNNELTNQEKTSQKLNQETNHLLKNNLPLNLQAKSALAIDAKTGQILYDKNSKQSLPTASMSKLLSIYVTLKAIKNHQINWDTKVKITPALHALSVNPEYANVELRENHTYTIEQLYKAAIYSENAGAMAMGYGVAGSTQKFALAMRKAAKDLGINDAQIYTACGLTNGEVGSLGFSNVDANAENKLSARDMAVISMNILKLYPHILKDTAANTTKFENNTMLNWNWMIRGRSEALPDIKVDGLKTGTSDTAGACFTGTAVKDNHRVITVVMGVHHAGQYDPSRFVQTQKLLKYVYAKYRYVSLNAHQPVSEMTEGRNEGTLDVPNGKQTKVSLGFSDHQDIWLSNVQQFQLSQITPLKSVEYDGGLNAPITAGDVVANAKVIGLNYINNENNLKLTALNDDDKANIFVRMWRSILSWL is encoded by the coding sequence ATGATTCATAAGTTATTAAAAAATATAACATTAGTGATGTTGATTACATTAATGTTAGCGGGAGTATCAAGTCCATCAATGGCTGCAACTAATGGTTCGAATATACATAATCAGAATAATGAACTTACCAATCAAGAAAAGACTAGTCAAAAATTAAATCAGGAAACTAATCATTTATTAAAAAATAATTTACCTTTAAATTTACAAGCCAAATCAGCTTTAGCAATTGATGCTAAAACTGGGCAAATCTTATATGATAAGAATTCTAAGCAATCTTTACCAACTGCATCAATGAGTAAATTATTAAGTATCTATGTAACTTTAAAAGCAATTAAAAATCATCAAATTAACTGGGATACTAAAGTTAAAATAACTCCTGCTCTACATGCTTTGAGTGTTAATCCTGAATATGCCAATGTTGAATTGAGAGAAAATCATACTTATACAATTGAACAATTATATAAAGCAGCCATTTATTCTGAAAATGCTGGTGCGATGGCAATGGGATATGGTGTGGCAGGTAGTACACAAAAATTTGCTTTAGCAATGCGTAAAGCAGCTAAAGATTTAGGAATTAATGATGCCCAGATTTATACTGCTTGTGGCTTAACCAATGGGGAAGTTGGCTCGTTAGGTTTTTCCAATGTTGATGCTAATGCTGAAAATAAACTATCGGCTCGTGATATGGCAGTTATTTCAATGAATATTCTCAAACTATATCCACATATCTTAAAAGATACAGCCGCCAATACCACTAAATTTGAAAATAATACTATGTTGAATTGGAATTGGATGATTAGAGGTCGAAGTGAAGCTTTACCAGATATTAAAGTAGATGGGTTAAAAACAGGGACTTCTGATACTGCGGGCGCTTGTTTTACAGGAACTGCCGTTAAAGATAATCATCGAGTAATTACGGTAGTAATGGGTGTCCATCATGCTGGTCAATATGATCCATCTCGGTTTGTGCAAACGCAAAAACTATTAAAATATGTCTATGCTAAGTATCGTTATGTTTCATTAAATGCTCACCAACCAGTTAGTGAAATGACGGAAGGTCGCAATGAAGGGACTTTAGATGTGCCTAATGGAAAGCAAACAAAAGTTAGTTTAGGCTTTTCTGATCATCAAGATATTTGGCTATCAAACGTTCAACAATTTCAATTGAGTCAAATTACCCCATTAAAAAGCGTTGAATACGATGGTGGACTGAATGCACCAATTACGGCAGGGGATGTTGTAGCTAACGCCAAAGTTATTGGATTGAATTACATTAATAATGAAAATAATTTAAAATTAACAGCTTTGAATGATGATGATAAGGCCAATATTTTTGTTAGAATGTGGCGGAGTATTTTATCTTGGCTTTAA
- a CDS encoding AzlC family ABC transporter permease, whose protein sequence is MPLNISYIPIGLACGILLHAAGFNTILTGLVSLLVFSGGAQFLIASMLVINSPLLSIVIMLFFLELRYALLGSSISKYLQGQSNLFTFLFAVSLNDETYAVNYLKLSTDKKFTPKDALQIEHYALIVWTVSTIIGSLIGSAIQINLTVVHFALTALFIYMIVMQIKSLLKVLITLLTIVLAIIFLMLMKSTLGLVVATLLSSFVGFMVESYIRAHYKHYRKNIFLHLFKNPAGTPEEEDEENFQENK, encoded by the coding sequence ATGCCGTTAAATATTAGTTATATACCTATTGGACTAGCATGTGGAATTCTTCTACATGCAGCTGGATTTAATACAATTCTTACTGGTTTAGTTTCATTGTTAGTCTTTTCTGGTGGAGCACAATTTCTAATTGCTTCAATGTTAGTTATTAATTCACCGTTATTATCAATTGTAATTATGTTATTTTTCTTAGAATTAAGATATGCATTGTTAGGTTCAAGTATATCTAAGTATTTACAAGGTCAATCGAATTTATTTACATTCTTATTTGCAGTGTCATTAAATGATGAAACTTATGCTGTCAATTATTTAAAATTGTCGACTGATAAAAAGTTTACACCAAAAGATGCTTTGCAAATTGAACATTATGCGTTAATTGTGTGGACTGTTAGTACAATCATTGGTAGTTTAATTGGCTCAGCTATTCAAATTAATTTAACTGTTGTTCATTTTGCTTTAACTGCATTGTTTATTTATATGATAGTAATGCAAATTAAGTCATTATTAAAAGTATTAATTACATTATTAACGATTGTTTTAGCAATTATCTTTTTGATGCTGATGAAATCAACATTAGGTTTAGTTGTTGCAACATTACTTTCATCCTTTGTTGGTTTTATGGTTGAATCATACATTCGCGCGCATTATAAACATTATCGTAAGAACATATTCTTACATTTGTTTAAGAATCCGGCGGGAACACCTGAAGAAGAAGATGAAGAGAATTTTCAAGAAAATAAGTAG
- a CDS encoding AzlD domain-containing protein, which yields MEWNSTQHFWLVMLCFLVALIPRFVPLSFFRTRKIPKWFNEWMSYVPIALFTSLVVKDLVITSSYGLSVSGKAPELIASLIVFVIAYWTRSMALSVILGLGSVILLALII from the coding sequence ATGGAGTGGAATTCAACACAACATTTTTGGTTAGTAATGTTATGTTTCTTAGTTGCATTAATACCAAGATTTGTTCCCCTTTCTTTTTTTAGAACAAGAAAAATACCTAAATGGTTTAATGAATGGATGTCATATGTACCCATTGCTTTATTCACATCATTAGTGGTTAAAGATCTAGTAATCACATCTTCATATGGTTTATCAGTTAGTGGTAAAGCCCCTGAATTGATTGCTTCATTAATTGTTTTTGTAATTGCTTATTGGACACGTTCAATGGCACTATCTGTTATTTTAGGTTTAGGTTCGGTAATTTTATTAGCTTTAATTATATAA
- a CDS encoding IS3 family transposase, producing the protein MTKFSFELKKKIIKEYFSTGMGSTSLAKKYNIKSRTSVLNWIHMYNAFGIKGLVVRQPSKVYSGDYKRKVLHWMHTNHSSYPETALFFNISAPSTILAWERRLETKGLIGLYTNRGPKKMKSNNIELKLLNKSLKDKLDYYLINYRYEQIKQDHGSIINHIKKLINLFKRFSISFILKSIGISRSYYYRHLKENDKDIKLKKMITQIKHFNPNYGYRRVTLALINNNVVVNHKKVLRLMKTLNLTTNSYNRKRRKYNSYIGKVGHIAKNRIHRKFKTDRPYQKLTTDVSEFRYGNQDINHRVYLSPIMDLFSDEILKFSISEHPTVDFTIKPIKALIKALPNLKYRTTIHSDQGFQYQNNKWQKLLKDNHIFQSMSRKGTCLDNAQMESFFHIMKIEIMSNHYETKSSLIKAMKKWIKYYNNCRIKTKLGGKAPKEYRKLYLLENK; encoded by the coding sequence ATGACAAAATTTAGTTTTGAATTAAAGAAAAAGATAATTAAAGAATATTTTTCAACAGGAATGGGTTCCACTAGTCTTGCTAAAAAATATAATATTAAGAGTAGAACATCTGTGTTAAATTGGATTCATATGTATAATGCCTTCGGCATTAAAGGATTAGTTGTCAGGCAACCAAGCAAAGTATATTCTGGAGATTATAAACGAAAAGTGCTGCATTGGATGCACACTAACCACAGTTCGTATCCAGAAACAGCACTTTTCTTCAACATATCTGCCCCGAGCACAATCCTTGCTTGGGAGCGAAGATTGGAGACTAAAGGCCTAATTGGATTATACACTAATCGTGGCCCTAAAAAAATGAAATCAAATAATATTGAACTTAAATTACTTAATAAATCTTTAAAGGACAAACTTGATTATTATCTAATTAATTATCGTTATGAACAAATAAAACAAGATCATGGATCTATTATTAATCATATAAAGAAATTAATTAATTTGTTTAAAAGATTTTCTATATCATTCATTTTAAAGAGTATTGGTATAAGTAGAAGCTACTATTATCGTCATTTAAAAGAAAATGATAAAGATATTAAATTAAAAAAGATGATTACTCAAATCAAACATTTTAATCCAAACTATGGTTATAGACGTGTAACCTTGGCTTTGATTAATAACAACGTAGTTGTTAACCATAAAAAAGTTTTAAGATTAATGAAAACGTTAAACTTAACAACTAATAGCTATAATAGAAAAAGAAGAAAATATAATTCTTATATTGGCAAAGTTGGACATATAGCTAAAAATAGAATTCACAGAAAATTTAAGACTGATCGTCCATATCAAAAATTAACAACTGATGTCAGTGAATTTAGGTATGGTAATCAAGATATAAATCATAGAGTTTATTTATCACCCATTATGGATTTATTTTCAGATGAAATATTAAAATTTTCTATTAGCGAACATCCAACTGTTGACTTTACTATTAAGCCAATAAAAGCCTTGATTAAGGCATTACCCAATTTGAAATATAGAACTACCATTCATAGCGACCAAGGTTTTCAGTATCAAAATAATAAGTGGCAAAAGCTTTTAAAGGATAATCATATATTTCAATCTATGTCCCGTAAAGGGACATGTCTAGATAATGCACAAATGGAATCATTCTTTCATATCATGAAAATAGAAATTATGAGTAATCATTATGAAACAAAGTCTTCATTAATTAAAGCGATGAAAAAATGGATTAAATATTATAATAATTGTAGAATTAAAACAAAACTAGGAGGTAAAGCTCCGAAAGAATATCGGAAACTTTACCTCCTAGAAAATAAATAG
- a CDS encoding SAM-dependent methyltransferase has product MFEKTFYKTFFKHGFNEPIQVNYWDGKSEKYGDGEPKAVITMKEPIPIKEIRSNASIALGEAYMDGKIEVDGSVEDLIVSAYQKSTSFIRDHKFINFLPKQNHNESTSKKDIQSHYDIGNDFYKIWLDKTMTYSCAYFEHPDDDLYDAQTQKMHHIIKKLNPQPGRTLLDIGCGWGTLMLAAAKHYDLKVVGVTLSQEQCDYVNAQIKKLGLEDKAEVRLQDYRQLGDEQFDYITSVGMFEHVGKENLNEYFSCVAKYLKPHGVALIHGITRQQGGAYNGWINKYIFPGGYVPGMTENLDHIVNNGLQIFDLESLRRHYQLTLENWDKNFNEHLDEVKKVMGDDERFLRMWDLYLKTCAGSFKAGNIDVMQYLISKGPSGQELPLTRDYMYEDK; this is encoded by the coding sequence ATGTTTGAAAAAACATTCTACAAAACATTTTTTAAGCACGGATTTAATGAACCCATCCAAGTAAATTATTGGGACGGAAAATCTGAAAAATATGGTGATGGCGAACCTAAGGCTGTTATTACTATGAAAGAACCAATTCCTATTAAGGAAATTAGAAGTAATGCTTCTATCGCCCTTGGTGAAGCTTATATGGACGGAAAAATCGAGGTTGACGGTAGCGTTGAAGATTTAATTGTTTCTGCATACCAAAAATCAACTAGTTTCATTCGTGATCACAAATTTATTAACTTTTTACCTAAACAAAATCATAATGAATCTACTAGTAAGAAGGATATTCAAAGTCATTACGATATTGGTAATGATTTTTACAAGATTTGGTTAGATAAAACCATGACTTATTCTTGTGCCTACTTTGAGCATCCAGATGATGACTTATATGATGCACAAACACAAAAAATGCATCACATCATCAAAAAATTAAATCCACAACCTGGTCGTACCCTACTAGATATTGGTTGTGGTTGGGGTACCTTAATGTTAGCTGCTGCTAAACATTACGACTTAAAAGTCGTTGGAGTTACTTTAAGTCAAGAACAATGCGATTATGTAAATGCACAAATTAAGAAATTAGGCCTAGAAGATAAAGCAGAAGTTCGTTTACAAGATTACCGTCAATTAGGTGATGAACAATTTGACTACATAACTTCTGTCGGAATGTTCGAACATGTTGGTAAGGAAAACTTAAATGAATATTTCTCATGTGTCGCTAAATACTTAAAACCACATGGTGTTGCATTAATTCATGGTATCACTAGACAACAAGGTGGCGCTTACAACGGTTGGATTAATAAGTACATCTTCCCTGGTGGCTATGTTCCAGGAATGACTGAAAATCTTGATCACATTGTTAATAATGGATTACAAATCTTTGATTTAGAATCATTACGTCGTCATTATCAATTAACCCTTGAAAATTGGGACAAAAACTTTAATGAACATCTTGATGAAGTCAAAAAAGTTATGGGTGACGATGAACGTTTCTTAAGAATGTGGGACTTATATCTTAAGACTTGTGCTGGATCATTTAAAGCTGGTAATATTGATGTTATGCAATACTTAATTTCTAAGGGTCCTTCTGGACAAGAATTACCACTAACTAGAGATTATATGTACGAAGATAAATAA
- a CDS encoding AI-2E family transporter encodes MKIWDKFVANVKLRRWFVLIFLIIILYLMRSMISMLLLTFIFSLLITKWVNFIRKYIKIPSPILVIITYVLFIAGIVTVVAVYSPVIYDQAVTASKHVIDFYDDPNNMEGASQFQDWISSFIHRSNFLTEVKGGLDFLLQYISSIGQMGVTFLLSLILSFFFTLEEKSMAEFSKRFLTSEFDWFFQDIYYFAKTFTKTFGVVLEAQFLIAIFNTIFTTLIMAALGMPQLFILGILVFFLSLIPVAGVIISLIPLSIVGYSVGGFKYIVYLVIMIAAVHFLEAYILNPKLMSSRTELPIFYTFCALMIGEEIFGGWGLIVSVPILTFFLEIIGVKGDNKKSAKIKRIMK; translated from the coding sequence ATGAAAATTTGGGACAAGTTTGTAGCCAATGTTAAATTACGTCGTTGGTTTGTACTAATTTTTTTAATTATTATCCTATATTTAATGCGTAGTATGATTAGTATGTTACTTTTGACGTTTATTTTTTCATTATTAATCACTAAGTGGGTTAATTTTATTAGAAAATATATTAAAATTCCTTCACCCATTTTAGTGATTATCACGTATGTGTTATTTATTGCTGGAATTGTAACAGTTGTAGCGGTTTATTCACCAGTTATTTATGATCAAGCGGTTACTGCATCTAAACATGTGATTGATTTTTATGATGATCCTAATAACATGGAAGGGGCTAGTCAATTCCAAGATTGGATTAGTTCGTTTATCCATCGTTCTAATTTCTTAACTGAAGTTAAGGGTGGATTGGATTTCTTACTTCAATATATTTCTAGCATTGGTCAAATGGGAGTAACTTTCTTATTATCATTAATTTTAAGTTTCTTCTTTACACTAGAAGAAAAATCAATGGCTGAATTTAGTAAACGTTTTCTAACCTCTGAATTTGATTGGTTCTTTCAAGATATTTATTATTTTGCCAAAACATTTACTAAAACTTTCGGTGTTGTGTTAGAAGCTCAATTCTTAATTGCTATTTTTAATACTATCTTTACAACATTAATTATGGCCGCTTTAGGAATGCCACAATTATTTATTTTAGGAATTTTAGTATTCTTCTTGAGTTTAATTCCTGTTGCTGGGGTAATTATTTCATTGATTCCATTATCAATTGTTGGTTATTCAGTTGGTGGTTTTAAATATATTGTCTATTTAGTAATTATGATTGCAGCAGTTCATTTCTTAGAAGCTTATATTTTAAATCCTAAATTAATGTCTTCTAGAACTGAACTACCCATTTTTTACACTTTCTGTGCCTTGATGATTGGTGAAGAAATTTTTGGAGGCTGGGGCCTAATTGTCTCAGTACCAATTCTTACATTTTTCTTAGAAATCATTGGAGTAAAAGGTGATAATAAAAAATCAGCGAAAATAAAGAGAATTATGAAATAA
- a CDS encoding 2,3-diphosphoglycerate-dependent phosphoglycerate mutase has translation MSKLVLIRHGQSQWNLSNKFTGWEDVDLSDKGVEEAKEAGKLVKEAGLEFDYAFTSVLTRAIKTLHYVLEESDQLWIPETKTWRLNERHYGSLQGLNKKETAEKYGDEQVHIWRRSYDTLPPLLSPDDEGSAVNDRRYSDLDPNIIPGGENLKVTLERVMPEWEDEIAPKLLDGKNVIIAAHGNSLRALSKYIERISDDDIMDLEMKTGEPVVYDFNDKLEVQSKTKLDK, from the coding sequence ATGTCAAAATTAGTATTAATCCGTCATGGACAAAGTCAATGGAACTTATCCAACAAATTCACTGGTTGGGAAGATGTTGATTTAAGTGACAAAGGTGTTGAAGAAGCTAAAGAAGCTGGTAAATTAGTAAAGGAAGCTGGTCTAGAATTTGATTATGCTTTCACTTCAGTATTAACTCGTGCAATTAAGACATTGCATTACGTTTTAGAAGAATCTGATCAATTATGGATTCCTGAAACTAAGACATGGAGATTAAACGAACGTCATTATGGTAGTCTTCAAGGTTTAAACAAAAAAGAAACTGCTGAAAAGTATGGAGACGAACAAGTTCATATTTGGCGTCGTTCATACGACACTCTACCTCCACTATTAAGTCCAGATGATGAAGGCTCAGCTGTTAACGATCGTCGTTACTCAGACCTAGACCCCAACATTATTCCTGGTGGTGAAAACCTAAAGGTTACATTAGAACGTGTTATGCCTGAATGGGAAGACGAAATTGCTCCTAAGTTATTAGATGGCAAGAACGTTATTATTGCTGCTCATGGTAATTCACTACGTGCTTTAAGTAAATACATTGAAAGAATCTCTGATGATGATATCATGGATCTTGAAATGAAGACTGGTGAACCAGTAGTTTATGATTTCAATGATAAACTAGAAGTACAAAGCAAAACAAAATTAGACAAATAA
- a CDS encoding polysaccharide deacetylase family protein, whose protein sequence is MSRRTRKIIVAIVAVIVVILMSFTVRKAIQYDKGSSENYALDKSAEKQKNGILVFCYHRILKNNFGVNVSRTLSTNSQLHDFNVPSNDFANQMKFLHDHHIKVISGSEMVKMTNSNKPIKGKYAVLSFDDIDRTTIDNAIPIMKKYKFPFTTFIITGNTGRYREGTQLATWNQIHEAQKEAGNLMTIGLHTHNMHYLTHKLIPIFNLPQNYERFTRDFQKSRQDLYNHTGTRGDSFAYPYGGGTHRTNHFLQTQHLGWIATLDGGVVYNDGNGNHLDLQYTPRMIINSNSWPSIKHWYSTK, encoded by the coding sequence ATGTCGAGAAGGACTAGAAAAATCATCGTTGCTATTGTTGCTGTCATTGTTGTTATTTTAATGTCATTTACAGTTAGAAAAGCAATTCAATATGATAAGGGTAGTAGTGAAAACTATGCACTTGATAAATCAGCTGAAAAACAAAAAAATGGTATTTTAGTTTTTTGTTACCATCGAATTTTAAAAAATAATTTTGGAGTAAATGTATCAAGAACACTTTCAACTAACTCACAATTACATGACTTTAATGTTCCTTCTAATGATTTTGCTAACCAAATGAAATTTTTGCATGACCATCATATTAAAGTTATCTCTGGTAGTGAAATGGTTAAAATGACAAATTCTAATAAGCCTATTAAGGGTAAATATGCGGTGCTTTCATTTGATGATATTGACCGTACCACTATCGATAATGCTATTCCAATTATGAAAAAGTACAAATTCCCATTTACTACTTTTATCATTACTGGAAACACTGGTAGATACCGTGAAGGTACTCAATTAGCAACCTGGAATCAAATTCATGAAGCTCAAAAAGAAGCTGGTAATTTAATGACAATTGGATTACATACTCATAATATGCATTATTTAACTCACAAGTTAATTCCAATTTTCAACTTACCACAAAACTACGAACGTTTTACTCGCGATTTCCAAAAATCTCGCCAAGATTTATATAATCATACGGGAACTCGTGGCGATTCCTTTGCCTACCCTTACGGTGGTGGAACTCATAGAACTAATCATTTTCTACAAACACAGCATTTAGGCTGGATTGCGACTTTAGATGGTGGAGTTGTTTACAATGACGGTAATGGTAATCATTTAGATTTACAATATACACCTCGAATGATTATTAATAGTAACAGTTGGCCAAGTATTAAACATTGGTATTCAACTAAATAA